The Martelella sp. AD-3 genome includes a region encoding these proteins:
- a CDS encoding head-tail connector protein has translation MLTLAVKNHPHRALTHLRGKLVRCLAHDAPSYSRVGASGKPGAVQNHIERLLGYRLEESYGGEGQEPVPPVLAEAVMQLAAHWYENREAVLIGVTAMPMPLGLREIIREYREWSF, from the coding sequence GTGCTGACCCTCGCCGTCAAGAACCATCCTCACCGCGCGCTCACGCACCTCAGGGGAAAACTTGTTCGTTGTCTTGCTCATGATGCTCCATCCTACTCAAGAGTTGGAGCCTCCGGCAAACCCGGGGCGGTTCAAAACCATATCGAGCGACTTCTCGGGTACCGGCTCGAAGAGAGCTATGGCGGCGAGGGACAGGAGCCGGTTCCGCCCGTGCTTGCTGAAGCAGTGATGCAGCTTGCCGCCCATTGGTACGAAAACCGCGAAGCCGTCCTGATCGGCGTCACGGCGATGCCCATGCCCTTGGGCCTGCGCGAAATCATCCGCGAATACCGGGAATGGAGTTTCTGA
- a CDS encoding HK97-gp10 family putative phage morphogenesis protein: MADDGGISRLKKRLNAIPKDVREAVAPDLLKSGNELAATMKQLAPEDSGDLKDSIAVTGPGEQTPAYSQPGGSKTLPENAVAVTVGNEEVRYPHLVEYGTSKTEAQPYFWPSVRLLKKRITNRTKRAVSKAVRKHWGK, translated from the coding sequence ATGGCTGATGACGGCGGCATTTCCCGACTGAAGAAGCGCCTTAACGCGATCCCGAAAGACGTGCGCGAAGCAGTCGCTCCCGATCTTCTCAAATCCGGCAACGAACTGGCGGCGACGATGAAACAGCTTGCGCCGGAAGACAGCGGCGACCTGAAGGACAGCATTGCTGTCACGGGACCGGGCGAACAGACCCCGGCTTATTCCCAGCCGGGCGGTTCAAAGACCCTGCCGGAAAACGCCGTTGCTGTGACTGTCGGCAATGAAGAAGTGCGCTATCCGCACCTTGTCGAATACGGCACGTCGAAGACCGAAGCCCAGCCGTATTTCTGGCCTTCGGTCCGGCTTCTCAAAAAGCGCATCACGAACCGCACAAAGCGCGCCGTTTCGAAAGCCGTGCGCAAACATTGGGGGAAGTGA